In Pan troglodytes isolate AG18354 chromosome 20, NHGRI_mPanTro3-v2.0_pri, whole genome shotgun sequence, the genomic window ttcaagaccagcctggccaacatagtgaaaccctgtctctactaaaaatagaaaaaattagccaggcatggtggcaggcacctgtaatcctagctactttggaggctgaggcaggagaactgcttgaacctgggaggcagaggttgctgtgagtggagatcatgccactgcacagtgagactctgtctgaaaaaaaaaaaaaagttgattcagTGTTTGCTTACATACAAGGTGGAAACTCCCTACTACAGGGCTCTTCATTCCAATCATGTTCTGAATGCATTCACAGGTTCTCTCTGTGGTGTCACCCCCATGTTTGCACATTTCATTCCAGTGTGTGTGTTGTCATGTCTGGTACAGACTGAATCATCCCCAAAGACTTTTCTGCCCTCATCCTAAGTTGTCTCTGGAGCTCCCCAATGAGCAGACTTAACAGTGTGGCTCAGCAATGTCTCACATTCATCAATTCACTGGATAGCTTAAAGGATTCTTTTCTACTGACCAGAGAGCAGTCAGATCTAAGACACGCCTCCTAAACACAGGAGTGAGAGTGAACTGGAAGACTCATGTGGCCCCCAACCATTATGTTTCCATAGGTTGCTCTCCCAGGTGTGCTCTTTGATGTCGAACAAGGGATGAGCTCTTTTGGAACATTTTTCCACACTGAGGACACCGGCTGGGACCCTCCCTGCTATGGAGTCTCTGATGTACTGCCAGGTGAGAGTTCTGCTTGAAGGACTTCCCACATTCTGGACACTGATATGGGGTCTCCTTAGTGTGAATTCTCTGGTGCTTGGTCAGACAGGAGCTGTCCCTGAAGGCTTTGCCACACTGATTACACTCATAGGGCTTCTCACCAGTATGAGTCCTCTGGTGCCTAATGAGGCCAGCGATATTCCTGAAAAGTTTCTGACACTGGTTGCAGCCATAGGGCTTCTCGCCAGTATGAATCCTCTGATGCCTGATGAGGTACGCACTCTCGATGAAAGTcttgccacattctttacattcatagggtttctccccaGAATGGATCTTTTGATGCACAATGAGGTGAGAGTTTCTGTTGAAGGATTTCCCGCACTCTGCACACTCAAAGGGCTTTTCTCCAGTGTGAGTCCTCTCATGCTGGGTGAGGTACGAGCCGTCCCGGAAAGCCTTTCCACATTTGCTACACTCATAGGGCTTCTCACCAGTGTGGATTCTGAGATGCACTGTAAGGTGGGAGATGTCAGTGAAGGGTTTCCCACATTCGTTACATCTATATGGTTTTTCCCCTGTATGAGTTCTTTGGTGCAAAATTAAGGATGAATTTCGGTTGAAGGTTTTTCCACACTCTAGGCATTCATAAGGTTTCTCGCCTGTGTGAATTCTCTGGTGCTGTGTCAGAGCTGAGCCGTCACTGAAAGCTTTCCCACATTTACTGCATTCATAGGGCTTCTCTCCTGTGTGGATTCTTTGATGCACAATCAGGTTGTAGTTCTTGGAGAAGGACTTTCCACACTCATTACAAGTATAAGGCTTCTCTCCGGTGTGAGTTCGGTGATGCAAAACAAGAGAAGAGTTCCGTTTGAAGCATTTGCCACATTCAGTACATCTATATTGTTTCTCTCCAGGGAGATTTCTCTGGTTTTCATTAAGCGATGAGCTCAGAGTAAAGATGTCCTCAAAATTCTTGCCTTCATACGATTTCTTgcctcttttcattattttctgatgACCAAGAGAGGTAAAATGATTAAAAGACTTAACACTTTCAGGGTATTTGTAGGGCTTCTCTCTCACTGGATTTCTTCCATGAATAACTTCCATGGAATGGTTGAAGCCTTTTCCACAGGCATCACTGTCACCAGTTCTCTTATCTGCATAACTTTTAGGATACCTGGGTAAGGTGGGGTCACAATCCAGACCACTAACATTTGAGTCAGGTGCATGGAAACCATTTGTTGCCAGAACTCTCTGAGACGGTGGAAGGTCTGAGCTTGCAATCAAATGCTCCCCAAAACCAGGATATTCACAAATTGCTTCCTGAGTCCCTGGTTTCTCCAGAGTTAAAGCTGATTGCCTCAAGTGTCCCTCCTGGTTCTCACAGTCCCAACCATCACCTAAACTGGACAAGCAGGGAACTTCCCTTGTGAATCTTTCCACTTCTACATCACAGGGTACTTCTCTCTCAGGAAAATTCCGAGTCGTCATTTTCAATCTCATATCCCAAactgcaaaaagaagaaaaatgcagaCTTAGGTATATGAAGCTTTATCTGTAACAGAAACAGACAATGATGATGGGCTAGGTGTAAAGATGtgtatttttttacttgttttctcttttaaattcaaatttatacAAGGAAGAGGTAAAATCGTAGCCAAGGAATGGAACCAAGAACAGATTCAAAAAGAGCCATGTAGCATTTTCATCTTCCTAGAGAGCAGGCAGGAGGAATGGACCTCGGGATAAATCATCACCAAAAGGATTAGTTTGAGATGTGAGAGACCAGAGGCCAAGCATCCCTGCTCCCCCTAGAATTCCATCCCAGCCACTGCATTCTTGTCCCTGGTCACACACTGCCCATCAGTACACATTTCCAAAGCTCTGACTTCACAATGAGCTTACAACAGCACTGAAGGAGCAGTTCTCACCCCAGCTCTGTCATCAAAGTTCTGCATTCATGGATAGGACAAAGCACAGGCTTGGTGACCTAAAAGTTCTGGGTCTAAGTCTTAGAACTGTCAATGACCTGGCGGGAcacagtggttcactcctgtaatcccagcactttgggaagtggaggcaggtggatcatttgaagtcaggagttcaagaccagcctgaccaacatggtgaaacaccgtctctactaaaaatacaaaaaaaatcagccaggcgtggtggcacatgcctgtagtcccagctactctggaggctgaggcaggagaatcacttcaacccggtaggcagaggttgcagtgagctgagatcgcaccactgcactccagcctacgcggcagagtgagactccatctcaaaaaacaaaacaaaacaaaaactgtcaaAGACTGCCCTGCATGGTTGTTATAAAAACTGGATCatgtcggccaggcgtggtggtcacgcctgtaatcccagcactttgggaggccgaggtgggcagatcacaaggtcaggagatcgagaccatcctggctaacatggtgaaacccagtctctactaaaaaaatacaaacaattagccgggcgtggtggcgggcgcctgtagtcccagctactcgggaggctgaggcaggagaatggcgcgaacccgggaggcggagcttgcagtgagccaagattgtgccactgcactccagcctgggccacagagcaagactccgtctcaaaaaaaaaaaaaaaaactggatcaTGTACAAAGCAGTCTCCAAGGCTAGGGGATGAAGGGCATTCTGTAAATGGTTGCATGTGTCTTCATGCGTATCAATCTTCCTGTCACCATCCTTGTCCACTCAGACTTCACAATATTAAGACAACTGGTTGtccattcattcgttcattcatttggTGGGAtcgggtctcgctctgtcattcaggctgaagtgcagtggtgtgatcttggttcactgaagcctcaatcTCAAAAActtcaagcaattatcccacctcagcctcccaaaatgctgcaaatacagggatgagccactgtgcccagccttctttctattttttaaggtaaaatgaaaatagaCCCTTGCCTcagaatacatacatacatatatgtctaCATTCTAggcaatttaaatatatatacatgtatatgtgtatatgtgtgtgtgtgtgtgtgtgtgtgcgtgtatttaAATTTCAGAAGGATACAGGCTGCAACATAAAGTCAAAGTTTAAATAATGTAGTATGCCTTCATAAGTGTGGCAGACTTTGATCAACAAAACTTAACCAAAAAAACCATATGGCCAAGCATTgggggtcatgcctgtaatcccagcactctgggaggctgaagtgggagttatcacttgagcccacacagaaggctgaggctgcagtgagctgtaattgtgccactgcgttccagaTTGGGCAAAAGAGAccatgtcttaaaaacaaaaaacaaaaaccaaaaaataaaaaacagacaagGATTAAGAAGTCTGATATCAGCATTCAAATTTTCCATCCAATAAAAGacacattaagagacaaaatgcaAGTGGCAGATAGAGAGAAAATAGGACTTAAAAGCACAAAGAATTACTGCCCAAGAGCTATAGAGGATTCttacagagagaaaataagatttaaaagcaCAAAGAATTACTGCCCAAGAGCTACAGAGGATTCTTACAGAACagcacataaaaagaaaaaaaatgggcaaagtaatCAAAGAGCACTTCGTGAAGGGAAAATAGAAATGTCCTGAAaacattggctgggcgcggtgggtcacgcctgtaatcccagcactttgggaggctgaggcaggtggaccacaaggtcaggagattgagaccatcctggctgacacggtgaaaccccgtctctattaaaaatacaaaaaattagccaggcgtggtggtgggcgcctgtagtcccagctacctgggaggctgaggcaggagaatggcatgaacccgggaggcagagcttgcagtgagccgcgatagcgccagtgcactccagcatgggcaacagggcgagactctgcctcaaaaaaaaaaaaaaaaagaaaaaaaagaaatgtcctgaaaacatcaatatttattttctcattctatcATTCAGGCAATTCCAAACTGCGACtttaagaacacaaaatatacacatttcacgtgagtaaaaataaaatgaagtacgATAATATAAAGCTTTGGTAGGTCACAAGGGAAGAGGGCTTGGAAAGTGGTCAGCGTGCTTGGCAGGGTACCTTAGTGGCAGCTGTGAAAACATAAACTgggggcaggcgcggtggctcacgcctataattccagcagtttgggaggctgaggtgggtggatcacctgagctcaggagttcgagaccagcctgactaacatggtgaaaccccatctccactaaaaatacaaaaattaagccaggcacagtggctcacgcctgtaatcccagcactttgggaggctgaggcgcgtggatcacctgaggtcaggagttcaagaccagcctgggcaactatgtctctactaaaaatacaaaaattagctggacgcggtggcgcatgcatgtaatcccagctactcgggaggctgaggtaggagaatcgcttgagcctaggaggcggaggttgcagtgagacaagattataccattgcactccagcctgggcgacagagcgagactccgtctgaaaaagaaaaaaaaaaagaaaacataaattaggTATATTCTACCACCCAGCAGTTCCACTGGTAGGTATATCAGAGTCACAAAGCTGGATAAACGAACATCAATCCATACCTACGTAGATAgatggtctttttcttttttcttttttttttgagacagagtcttgcactgtcacccaggctggagtgcagtggtgcgatctcagctcacagcaagctccgcctcccaggttcacgccattctcctgcctcagcctccccagtagctgggactacaggtgtctgccaccacacccagctaattttttgtacttttagtagagacagggtttcactatgttagccaggatggtctcgagctcctgacctcgtgatccgcccgcctcagcctcccaaagtgctgggattacaggcgtgagccaccacgcctggccaatagaTGGTCTTAAAGGccagcagagagaagagaaaccaCCAGTGAATGACGAAAATTATTACAATAGATCACTtaatagaaaaactggaaacccaAAGGTAATGGAAGGCTACTTTCAAAGCACTGAAGGAAAAAATCTATCAGTCACACTATTGTTCAAGAGCAAAGGTGAGATAAGACTGTTTcagaggctggatgtggtggctcatacctgtactctcaacactttggtaggccaaggtggatgggtcacttgagcccaagagtctgagaccagcctgggcaacatggtgaaaccccatccctacaaaagatacaaaaattagcagggtgtggtggcatgcgcctgttagtcccagctacttgggaagctgaggtaggagaattgcttgagctctgggggttgaggctgcggtgagctatgattcactctagcctggacaacagtgagactctgtctcaaaaaaaaaaaaaaaaaaattcaggaaagcaAAAGCAGAGTTCATTTCCAAGGATACTAGCCAGAGGAATTAGAAAATGTTGTTcttcaaaaaaaacccaagaacgaaggaaggaaaaacaaaggaaTTGATGAATATGATGAATGTGGgctaggtgtggtgactcacacctgtaatcccagcactttgggaggtcgaggtgggggaatcacttgagcccaggcatttatgactagtctgggcaacacagtgagatgtcatctcttaaaaaaaaaaaaactgatgaatgTATATTTAAATCAAATCCAATGGTGACCAcatgaaatgcagaaatcatgaCTTGGAATTAATGGGATAGACTAATATACTAGACAACAGTGGCCAATGAGGTGGGAATGGGGCAACAGAATCAAGTGTTCTGAAGTCCTCAAGTTTTTTATGATTCATGTTAGACCTGCTCAAGTcagaattaaaagaataaatgtagTATAAAACATGAAAGCCCACAGAGCAGTAGTTTTTAACCAGGGATGTTTCTACTTCCAGAAGATACTTGGCAATATTTGGAGATGATTTTGGTTGTCAGTCTGACTAGGGGGCAGATGTTCCTAggagccagggatgctgctaaatatcctataATGCACACGATGGACTTCCACAACACAAAatgatccagccccaaatgtccatAGTACTGAAGTTGAAAAACATTGTAGAGGGAGgtcagaattaaaaacaaaaacaaacaaacaaaaaacccgaTCAATCCAGAAAGCTGGTAAGGGGtaaaaaacagcacaaaaaggaCAGGCTAAATACAAAGTGTAAAGTAAGGTATCAAcaattacaataaatataaatggcctTGATGGGTCAGATAAAGACTGCATTAGACTGTATTAAAAAACATGTTTGTAACAGGTATTCCTAAAGCAAAAGGACATAAAAGCCAAAAGTGAAAGGATGGGACAGGTGAATACCAAACAAAGAAGGGTTTTGTGGCTCTTtataaaccaaagaaaaatttcaagtgAGGATCACAGGGCAATGTAACAGTAACAACATGCCTCAAAACACagagcaggccgggtgcggtggctcatgcctgtaatcccagcactttggtaggctgaggcaggcggatcacttgaggtcaggagttcaagaccagcctggccaacatggtaaaaccatgtctctacaaaaacacaaaaattagccaggcatggtggcacatgcctgtaatcccagctactccaggaggctgaagcagaagaattgcttgaacctgggagacagaagttgcagtgagccaagattgaaccactgaactccagcctgggcaacagaacaaaactccatctcaaaaaacaaacaaacaaacaatcaacaacaaaaaaacacagagcaAAGCCAGCTAGGTTTGTAGGAAGAAAACAGCAAATCTAAGGATAGTgggaaattttatttatctgtttttttttttttttttttttgagacggagtctcgctctgtcgcccaggctggagtgcagtggcgcgatctcggctcactgcaagctccgcctcccgggttcatgccattctcctgcctcagcctcccgagatgggattacaggtgcccaccactacgccagctaatttttgtatttttagtagagacaggtttcaccatgttgaccaggctggtctcgaactcctggcctcaggtgatctgcctgcttcggccccccaaagtgctgggattataggcatgagccactgcacccggcaggtGGGAGGTTTTAATGAACctcttttagaaatgaaaacgCAGAAGAATGGAAAAGAGTTATGCAGGACAGAATGTAGTTACCCAATCTGATCACACAGCTGGATGAAAATCTACGTACAAATTAGaataaaatgctttctttctAAGCACAAGTGGAATATTTGCTAACACTGACTAGGTCAAAGAAAAAGTTCAACAAAGCCCAGACTACAGCCTCTTGACTTCGAGGCAGCAAGTTAAAAGCcagtaacagaaagaaaaccaaatataataAAACAGCGAGTAAAGCAAACTCctatttatttggaaaaataaaaacttgtttctcagtaattgacagatcaaagaGAAAACCTGATAGAAATTACAAAACACCtagaacaggccaggcacggtggctcatgccttgtaatcccagcactttagggggcagaggcaggtggatcacgaggtcaggagttcaagaccagcctgaccaatacagtgaaaccccatctctactaaaaatacaaaaattagccaggcatggtggcgcgtgcctgtactcccagctactcgggaggctgaggcaggagaatcgcttgaacctgggaggcagaggttgcagtcagccgagatcatgccactgactccagtctgggtgacagagcgagactccatctcaaaaaaaaaaaaaaagaaaaggaaaacacctATAACTACACAATGATGAAAACAGCACATCTCAAAACATGTGGCAAATGAGAATGCAGAATGCAGCTAATAGTTCCTAGATTGAAAATGCTGGTCTTTAATgcgtatattttaaaaagaaggctaggtcaggcatggtggctcacacctgtaatcccagaacttttagaggctgaggcagggatatcacttgaagccaggaatttgaaaccagcctgattATCATAGTAAGACTGTGtgtctatgaaagaaaaaaaaagttagctgggtgtggtggtgtaatTCGCCTTTAGTCCCAAGtggttgggaagctgaggcaggaatatcccttgagcctagaagttcaggagttcaaggctgcagtgagtcatgatcgcatcactgcactccagcctgggtgacagagtaagattgcctcccaaaaaaaaaaaaaaaagggactaaAGATGAAGTTACTGTGGGTCCTGAAGCTGCAGATGGCAGCAAGTCAACAGCCATGGTGGTCTCCGAGGCTGCCCACAGATTTTCTTTAGGCCATCGCTGATGGGTTCTATGTATCATTGAAATGAATGGCAATAACACATTCTGGGATGTGGGTAACGCATGGTGCCCTCAGAATGGTCTTGTTGGCTTCACTGTATGACTGATGATCCTCCAACAATAAACAACCTACTGCTTGTAAACTCATTGGACAAGCCATAAACTCAAAGTGAAAGACACTCCAGAACAATATGTACCTTATTCCACCACCAGAAAGAAGATTCGGGAGTAAGTCCCACCTTCAACACCTTGTAagtacagataaaaaaaaaacagtttaaacatgtaaaaaatgGGACTTTTTATGTAGCTGTACTTTTAGGGCTCACCATTAACTTGATTATAATtgactaaaagaaaagaagaccgAAGACTagtgatctcactgttcaatttaCAACTTATGGGAAAGAACTATGGACTAAACCAATGAGAGGTAGAAGGAAAGTGTTAATAAAAATCACAGcagaggctgggcgcggcggctcacacctataatcccagcactttgggaggccaaggcgggtggatcacctgaggtcaggcattcgagaccagcctgatcaacaaggtgacaccttgtctctactaaaagtataaaaattagccaggcatggtggcaggtgcctgtagtcctagctactcaggaggctgagacaggagaatcacttgaacccaggaggcggaggttgcagtgagccgagatcgtgccactgcactctagcctgggtgacagagcaagactgtctcgggggaaaaaaaaaaatcgcagcagaaattatggaaattaaaaacaagaaaccagttgagaaaatgaagaaaaccaaGTCTGTCatttgaaaagacaaatgaaagagACCAttaaaaaacagcaagaaaaaggccagacatggtggctcatacctgtaatcccaacactttgggaggctaaggcaggtggactgcttgaggtcaggagtttgagaccaccctgggcaacacagtgagaccccatctctacaaaaaatacaaaaaaaaaaaaaaaaaaaaaaagccaggcgtactggtatgcacctgtggtcccagctacttgggaagctgaggtgggacaatcgcttgagcctgggggtcagaggttgcagtgaacggagagagtgccacttcactccagcctagctgacagagcaagaccctgtctcaataaataaataaataaaattttttaaaaagcaaaaatgaacacgTAAGTGATATTAATTGTCAGACAGGGGTTTAACTAACAGTGTAAGGTTAACAAAATGGCAAAGTTGGATTTATCCTAGGAATGTAAGGACTAGGAAACATTGGAACATCTATTAATACAATTCCCATATTATCAGATTAAAGTAGAAGACAGCGCCCTTACACCTTATCCCAATACATTCAGAAAGTAATATGAAAAAATCTCACCAAGACTCATGATCAAAATACTCTCAGATTCAAGTAATAGATCCTTTAtctcaaaaattcaaaaagtacttTAAGGAAACCTCAGACTCCTATggaaaattcttaataattaGGGTCATAGGAAATTAATGTGAACATCACACCTTAAAcatcagaaaaaaggaaacatcagaATCATTTACTTTCAAGTCCAGGCCAAGGCCTTAGACACTTGCTATGTACACAGCATTCAGCAATGATGTAAAGGGGCCAGCCAGTCAGGAGGACCATGCTCCCAGCTGTCACCCCTGGATGCTACAAGGACCCCTCCCATGGAAAGGGCTCCTGAAGCTGCCCTGCCGCATGACATGTTTCCTGTTCTGAACCTTCTGGATAGACTGGGGCCTGGCATGGTCTGTGGCCATCCTGTGAAAACAAGGGACTTGAAAGCACCTCCCTGCAGGTTTGTGAAGGGAAGATGCACATGCAcagttaaaagaaataaaataggccgggtgcggtggctcacacctgtaatcccagcactttgggaggttgaggcaggctgatcacatgaggccaggagtttgagaacagcctggcagacatggccaaaccccatctccagtaaatatacaaaaattagctaggcatggtggtgcatgtctgtaatcccagctactcgggaggctgaggcacaagaatcgcttaaacctaggAAGCggaggagacagagcaagactgtctcaaaatttaaaaaaaagaaaataaaagatgagatACATCAGACATATACAGGGTGATATCATTTATGGAATTTTTTCAGACACACAAAATATtctcttagaaataaaaatataatgatgtCTTGGCAAGACACCAACCAAGGCTGTGATTACGTCTCTCTTGGGGGTAGGGAGGCTAACTCGCCTTGAGGAACAAAAGGAATGTCCATTTCATCCATAACAGATACTTCCTTTGTTGAAATAAAACTTAAACACcaccaagaaagtgaaaacacaacccaccaaatgggagaaaatatttatattatgtgtatctagaatataaaaactcttacaattcaataataaaaagacaaaacccCAATTTTTAGAAATGGGCGAAGGATCTTGTCTTAGTCTGGGCTGCTACAACaaatagactgggtggcttaaacaacagaaatctatttctcacagttctggaggctaggaaatCCAAAATCAGTGTGTCAGCATGATTGGTTCTGGTGAGGgtcctcttcctggtttgcagatggccaccttctcagtGTGCCTTCACAGGGTACAGCAGGAAGCAGGAGCTCCTGAGAGCTCTCCTGTTTCCTCTTATAAGAGCACTGATTTCATTCAAAAAggttctaccctcatgacctaattacctctcacaggcctcatctccaaataccatcacagt contains:
- the ZNF329 gene encoding zinc finger protein 329 — translated: MRLKMTTRNFPEREVPCDVEVERFTREVPCLSSLGDGWDCENQEGHLRQSALTLEKPGTQEAICEYPGFGEHLIASSDLPPSQRVLATNGFHAPDSNVSGLDCDPTLPRYPKSYADKRTGDSDACGKGFNHSMEVIHGRNPVREKPYKYPESVKSFNHFTSLGHQKIMKRGKKSYEGKNFEDIFTLSSSLNENQRNLPGEKQYRCTECGKCFKRNSSLVLHHRTHTGEKPYTCNECGKSFSKNYNLIVHQRIHTGEKPYECSKCGKAFSDGSALTQHQRIHTGEKPYECLECGKTFNRNSSLILHQRTHTGEKPYRCNECGKPFTDISHLTVHLRIHTGEKPYECSKCGKAFRDGSYLTQHERTHTGEKPFECAECGKSFNRNSHLIVHQKIHSGEKPYECKECGKTFIESAYLIRHQRIHTGEKPYGCNQCQKLFRNIAGLIRHQRTHTGEKPYECNQCGKAFRDSSCLTKHQRIHTKETPYQCPECGKSFKQNSHLAVHQRLHSREGPSRCPQCGKMFQKSSSLVRHQRAHLGEQPMET